One genomic region from Rosa rugosa chromosome 1, drRosRugo1.1, whole genome shotgun sequence encodes:
- the LOC133725553 gene encoding protein LURP-one-related 11-like produces MAKVHPQAPLSSSSPGYFTSKQETFTIWMKSLILNGHGCTVFDSNGQIVYRVDNYDSRGRAKVHLMDLKGQILFTILRKKSKFLGVWEGYRSSNGKEINLKNTPGFQVRRSFKGKSACKVIVGLDKNQKQQYRIESWSKGKSACKILDKFGRLVAEVKRKQSTCGVVLGEDVLTLVVEPFMDHSLIVGLLVVYGLINRKL; encoded by the exons ATGGCAAAGGTTCATCCCCAAGCACCACTTTCTTCTTCATCCCCTGGCTACTTCACTTCAAAACAAGAAACATTCACTATATGGATGAAGTCTCTCATATTGAATGGCCATGGTTGCACTGTTTTTGATTCTAACGGTCAGATCGTGTATCGTGTAGATAATTACGACTCTAGAGGTAGAGCTAAAGTTCATCTTATGGATTTGAAAGGCCAAATCCTATTCACCATACTAAGAAAG AAATCCAAATTTCTTGGTGTCTGGGAGGGATACAGATCCAGTAATGGTAAAGAGATCAACCTGAAAAATACACCCGGTTTTCAAGTTAGGAGAAGCTTTAAAGGCAAGTCAGCATGTAAAGTCATCGTGGGACTAGACAAGAATCAAAAACAGCAATACAGAATAGAGAGCTGGAGTAAAGGAAAGTCAGCCTGCAAGATACTAGACAAGTTTGGAAGACTTGTTGCAGAG GTAAAGAGAAAGCAGTCAACATGTGGAGTGGTACTAGGAGAAGATGTTTTGACACTGGTGGTAGAGCCCTTCATGGATCACTCTCTTATAGTAGGGCTTCTTGTTGTGTATGGTCTCATCAACCGTAAATTGTGA